A window from Mya arenaria isolate MELC-2E11 chromosome 9, ASM2691426v1 encodes these proteins:
- the LOC128246857 gene encoding uncharacterized protein LOC128246857 — protein MASKQIQCEMCRKENAVGYCKTCGNVGETCVDIHKRVKVFQKHTVIMHEAVKMHEDGTENPNVILRDITEERCKQHPTEKAIFLCKIHDSTICGRCLHSGHRPCGEEVVDLLHEVVNIDCEKVNTMKSLLMEIKDEILLLKNEAEHSKENYKENADKCVQECMGFENKIKQRVDELTSGIRDGITKKHNENLTIHSHITKLCDEKTKWCRDLESKIDSFVDKNMAGHLYLMNRYFEKEVSDARSHLKEFKHKHTFKGFDFKENKVILKCVFEDLEEVCAHQEEITGSDDGNANDVGASTTKINQTRRELTVLLSQIKQDLDQSEKVCKIVSRLCTLTCVLKHTIH, from the exons ATGGCATCAAAGCAGATTCAGTGTGAAATGTGCCGTAAAGAAAATGCAGTTGGATATTGCAAAACTTGTGGAAACGTGGGTGAAACTTGTGTAGATATTCATAAGAGAGTAAAGGTGTTTCAAAAACATACTGTCATTATGCACGAGGCTGTTAAAATGCATGAGGATGGTACAGAAAATCCAAATGTCATATTGCGGGACATCACAGAAGAAAGATGTAAACAGCATCCGACAGAAAAAGctatatttctttgtaaaattcATGATTCCACGATTTGTGGCCGATGTCTTCATTCGGGACATCGTCCTTGCGGAGAAGAAGTCGTTGACTTGTTGCATGAAGTAGTTAACATTGACTGCGAGAAAGTCAACACAATGAAGTCATTATTGATGGAAATAAAAGATGAGATTctacttttgaaaaatgaagCAGAACACAGTAAGGAGAATTACAAGGAAAACGCTGATAAATGTGTGCAAGAATGTATgggatttgaaaataaaattaaacaacgtGTAGATGAATTGACAAGTGGCATTAGAGACGGAATAACGAAGAAACATAACGAAAACTTGACCATTCATTCCCATATTACTAAACTGTGTGATGAGAAAACTAAGTGGTGTCGCGATTTAGAAAGTAAAATTGATAGTTTTGTTGACAAAAATATGGCTGGACACCTGTATCTAATGAACAGATATTTTGAGAAAGAGGTTTCGGATGCTAGATCCCACCTTAAAGAAttcaaacacaaacatactTTCAAAGGGTTTgacttcaaagaaaacaagGTCATACTAAAATGCGTGTTTGAAGATTTGGAGGAGGTTTGTGCACATCAAGAAGAAATTACTGGGAGCGACGATGGCAATGCCAATGATGTTGGCGCATCAACCACAAAAATAAACCAG ACTCGGCGGGAGCTCACTGTACTGTTGAGTCAAATCAAGCAAGACTTAGATCAGTCAGAAAAGGTTTGTAAAATTGTATCCCGCCTTTGTACTTTAACATGTGTTCTTAAACACACAATACATTAG